Genomic window (Alnus glutinosa chromosome 9, dhAlnGlut1.1, whole genome shotgun sequence):
AGCAAGACGacaattatttttgtttgagaGCAGAATCAAGTGATGTCACAAAATAAATTAGAATTGAAGAATAATTGTCGCACCCGCATTACTAAGCACATACCATTCATCATAGTTGTAGCTTTTCATATTaacataaattcaaaaacaaagagGTTTCAGAAATGACAAGTTTACAAGACAAAGGCGGTAGCAAGAAACTTACATTAGCAAGTCTAAGGTGGAATCAGACTGCAGTGTTCACAGCTTTGTTCAAATGAACTTTGACTTTTTGTCTCCTGGCTTAAGAATTTGAAAAGAACACATTAAGGTTTCATCAATACTCATCATTGCACCAGCATTATCAAATTCGCCACAATAGTTAGGAGCAGAGAATATTGTTACAAGCTGCCTCTCAGCAAAGAATTCATACCCCTCCTCAACAACCTGGAACAAGTATGCATCCTGGTAAGCTGCTTGAGTACAAAAAATAGGGGCAAATAAGGGAATGTCACTAACCTGATGTGCACGACAAACAAGGTCCATATCATGCTTCATTAAGAATTCTGACACTATATCAGGACCAAAGGTGTAAGAGACTCCACGGTCATTCATTCCCCAGCCTTTGACATCTCTACTAGGATCCGACCAAAGTAAATCACAAAGCAAACCAGAATCTGGCACGTCAGTTGGACGAGGTAAGTTCCTGATTTGATCTAAATTTGTTAGATCGGGGGAGAGGCCACCATGCATGCACAATATTTTATCGTCTATGAGCGCGGCCACAGGAAGACAATTAAAACTATCAGCAAAGGTTTTCCAAAGTCTTACATTGAACCGGCGTTTACATTCATCATAAAATCCATATATTCGATTAATTGAAGCGCATTCATGGTTCcctctcaaaagaaaaaaattctcagGGTATTTGATTTTATAGGCAAGCAAAAGGCATATTGTTTCCAAACTCTGCTTGCCACGGTCCACGTAGTCCCctagaaataaataattggcATTAGGAGGAAAACCCCCATACTCAAAAAGCCTAAGAAGATCAGAATATTGTCCATGAATATCACCTGGTAAAAggggggggggaaaaaaaac
Coding sequences:
- the LOC133877799 gene encoding serine/threonine-protein phosphatase PP1 isozyme 2 codes for the protein MDPAVLDDIINRLLECRQVRTGKQVQLMETEIRQLCSVSREIFLQQPNLLEIEAPIKICGDIHGQYSDLLRLFEYGGFPPNANYLFLGDYVDRGKQSLETICLLLAYKIKYPENFFLLRGNHECASINRIYGFYDECKRRFNVRLWKTFADSFNCLPVAALIDDKILCMHGGLSPDLTNLDQIRNLPRPTDVPDSGLLCDLLWSDPSRDVKGWGMNDRGVSYTFGPDIVSEFLMKHDMDLVCRAHQVVEEGYEFFAERQLVTIFSAPNYCGEFDNAGAMMSIDETLMCSFQILKPGDKKSKFI